The following coding sequences lie in one Miscanthus floridulus cultivar M001 chromosome 9, ASM1932011v1, whole genome shotgun sequence genomic window:
- the LOC136482273 gene encoding E3 ubiquitin-protein ligase BOI-like, producing the protein MAVQAQFVFSGLAGCLLPYGSGGLAEEQMQALMSPAAGNKPHRYKYNRAAGVGSAAQSDLTCNGGAGVVPPSRKRGRDAEHEQYVPSSSSAAALLPIPGTHMHQAIAGHQLPPALGAATTADRLAESATTSTSGRPAFRAGALVSELLRQHGAESDALVRAECDRLRAGLEQARKRQCFALARGAAVAAAPALREVEAELAAARRRAGDLEELLRLAAAESQAWCGLARSNGAVAAGLRAAIDAVLLQGADAGGTGTGTARPAAEEGFGDSGGTDEDAQSCCYAEAVDSTAATASASSSWNGRWVCKACGEGEASVLLLPCRHVCLCKACEPRTDACPVCLGAKNASIHIAPN; encoded by the coding sequence ATGGCGGTGCAAGCGCAGTTCGTGTTCAGCGGCCTCGCCGGGTGCTTGCTGCCCTATGGCAGCGGCGGATTGGCCGAGGAGCAGATGCAGGCGCTCATGTCACCCGCCGCGGGCAACAAACCGCACCGGTACAAGTACAACCGAGCGGCCGGCGTGGGCAGCGCCGCGCAGAGCGACCTGACGTGCaacggcggcgcgggcgtggtGCCGCCGTCGCGGAAGCGCGGCAGGGACGCCGAGCACGAGCAGTACGTGCCGTCGtcctcgtcggcggcggcgctaCTGCCGATCCCGGGGACGCACATGCACCAGGCGATCGCTGGACACCAGTTGCCGCCGGCGCTCGGCGCGGCGACGACTGCCGACCGGTTGGCCGAGTCCGCGACGACGTCGACCAGCGGCCGCCCGGCGTTTCGAGCGGGCGCGCTGGTGTCGGAGCTGCTGCGGCAGCACGGCGCAGAGAGCGACGCGCTGGTGCGGGCCGAGTGCGACCGGCTGCGCGCCGGGCTGGAGCAGGCGCGGAAGCGCCAGTGCTTTGCTCtggcgcgcggcgcggcggtgGCCGCGGCGCCCGCGCTGCGGGAGGTGGAGGCCGAGCTggccgccgcgcgccgccgcgCCGGGGACCTCGAGGAGCTGCTCCGGCTGGCGGCCGCCGAGAGCCAGGCGTGGTGCGGGCTCGCGCGCAGCAACGGCGCCGTCGCCGCGGGGCTCCGCGCCGCGATCGACGCGGTGCTCCTGCAGGGTGCCGACGCCGGCGGTACTGGTACTGGTACGGCGCGGCCCGCCGCCGAGGAGGGCTTCGGCGACTCCGGCGGCACGGACGAAGACGCGCAATCGTGCTGCTACGCGGAGGCGGTCGACTCCACCGCCGCCACGGCCTCGGCCTCGTCGTCGTGGAACGGCAGGTGGGTGTGCAAGGCGTGCGGCGAGGGCGAGGCGTcggtgctgctgctgccgtgCCGGCACGTGTGCCTGTGCAAGGCGTGCGAGCCGCGGACGGACGCCTGCCCCGTCTGCCTCGGCGCCAAGAACGCGTCCATCCACATCGCGCCCAACTGA